One Anolis carolinensis isolate JA03-04 chromosome 4, rAnoCar3.1.pri, whole genome shotgun sequence DNA window includes the following coding sequences:
- the tmem53 gene encoding transmembrane protein 53 codes for MIAYERKTTCLRASKSPHAAPLGSGKGTRRERQSLPVARAAALPGSITVAKEVRSRARGALRWFAGRPAEEACFRQDSVGEAGVGMGTKAAELGCVMEEPPQSNTVNMPVVILLGWAGCKDRYLEKYSTIYLQKGCIVIRYTAPWRLVFFSESMGIKSMQDLAKKLLELLFDYKVEMKPLFFHVFSNGGVMFYRYIVELLHTRPEFQHLKVVGAVFDSAPGRKNLRGALRAMSVVLASYNVCVKYSFMLTFVILAVTLRIVLYPFSRFVHETHYDALLKQSSQWPELYLYSKADPVILASDVENMIEARRQHHVLVKAVDFIDSNHVSHLRAYPTSYMTHCTSFLYSCIGNT; via the exons ATGATAGCATACGAGAGAAAAACGACTTGCCTCAGGGCATCGAAATCCCCTCACGCCGCTCCTCTGGGTTCTGGCAAGGGGACGAGAAGAGAGAGGCAAAGCCTGCCGGTTGCCAGGGCCGCTGCGTTGCCAGGAAGCATCACGGTTGCTAAGGAAGTGAGGTCACGGGCGCGCGGGGCGCTGCGCTGGTTTGCTGGAAGGCCGGCCGAGGAGGCTTGCTTCCGGCAAGATAGTGTTGGGGAAGCCGGGGTCGGGATGGGGACTAAGGCCGCGGAGCTCGGGTGCGTGATGGAGGAACCTCCGCAGTCAAATACCG TCAACATGCCAGTGGTGATACTACTTGGGTGGGCTGGCTGCAAGGACAGGTATCTGGAGAAATACAGCACCATCTATCTTCAGAAG GGATGCATAGTGATCCGCTATACTGCTCCCTGGAGATTGGTGTTTTTTTCAGAATCCATGGGTATAAAATCCATGCAGGATTTGGCTAAGAAGCTGTTGGAGCTCCTCTTTGACTACAAGGTGGAGATGAAGCCCCTGTTTTTTCATGTCTTCAGCAATGGAGGTGTCATGTTTTATCGTTACATTGTGGAGTTGCTCCATACACGGCCGGAGTTCCAGCACCTGAAGGTGGTGGGTGCTGTGTTTGACAGTGCTCCGGGACGGAAGAATTTGAGAGGTGCACTTCGTGCCATGTCAGTGGTCTTGGCATCCTATAATGTGTGTGTTAAGTACTCCTTTATGTTGACGTTTGTGATTCTGGCAGTGACGTTACGGATTGTGCTTTATCCTTTTTCCCGCTTTGTACACGAGACTCACTATGATGCCCTGTTGAAGCAATCTTCTCAATGGCCTGAGCTCTACCTCTACTCCAAGGCTGATCCTGTCATTCTAGCAAGTGATGTGGAGAACATGATAGAGGCCCGTAGGCAACATCATGTCCTTGTTAAGGCTGTGGACTTCATAGACTCAAATCATGTCAGCCATCTGCGGGCATATCCCACCTCATATATGACTCATTGCACATCCTTCTTGTACAGTTGCATTGGAAACACTTAG